The Drosophila simulans strain w501 chromosome 3R, Prin_Dsim_3.1, whole genome shotgun sequence genome contains the following window.
TATATTATAGGGTTACTGTTTAAGGATTCAAACCCTATCTAGGGGTGATCTATGGTAGGATAATGACCAAGCAAAAGGGCGATATTTTATAGGGTTACAGCTTAAGGATTTAAGCCCTATCGATTTATTGGTCTATTTGCCTCCAATAATGCTGAATCATCTAAGCGTGGCAACAACTTTCACTAGCAAGATCTGCGGAATATGGccagttttaaaatattggcTAGGATGACGAAGCATAAGGTGCGATATTTTATAGGGTTACTGTGTAAGGATTTAGGCCCTATCGATTTATTGGCCTATTTGCATCCAATAATGCTGAATCATCTAAATGTGGCAACCATATTTTTGGACCTTTTTCGATAGTCCATAACTAGGCCATAGACGTTTGGATTTTCTCGCCTGTCATTCAATCTGTGGTTGGCTTCAACTTAGTGCTGTAGTAAAGTAAATCAGTCTGTATTACTTGTGATATCTTTTCGAAAATGGATTCGGGAAATTGTGCCTCATCGGTCTGCCTTGGAGATGTAAGCTCATAATCGCCTAAACTATTCATAATTACCAACGAAATCATCGTTGTGTGCAGAGCGAAGCCGATAGAAAGACGGCCATTAAGGATGAAGGCCACGAGCACTTGCGCAAGATCTTCATTGGTGGCCTATCCACTCAGACGTCCGTGGACAAGCTGCGCGAATTCTTTAGCCAGTTCGGTGTCGTGTCCGATGCGGTGGTCATGCGGGATCCGATGAGCAACCATTCCAGGGGCTTTGGCTTCGTCACCTTTGTGGATCCCAAGTCCGTGGAAATTGTCCAAAGGGCCCGTCCCCACACCATTGATAATAAGTAAGTGTCACATTAATCTTTCGCAGAGCCCTATTTCTAtacaaatttgaataatttaatgcAGAATTGTGGAGACCAAGCACGCTCTGCCACGCCAAGAATTCAAAAGGGGTTCCGTTGTCGGAGGTTTTCGCTTTGAAACCGGTTTCGTGAATTCGAAAAGGATCTTTCTGGGCGGTTTGAAGGAGTATCACGATGAGAAAGTCGTGCGCGAATACTTTTCGCAGTTTGGACCGGTGGCCAGCGTGAAATTGCTCATTGACAGGGAGACCGGGCGTCAGCGGGCATTTGGCTTCCTCGAGTTCGTGGATCCATTGAGCGCCGACAAGGCCTTGGGTAAGTTTTCAAGTTTCTCATTTATTGAAAGTCATcgtgcattttttttttcaactaCCTAAGTATGATAACGCCGCTTGCTTTGATTTTCAGCACCGCGCAAGCACTGGATTCTCCAGACTTTGGTGGAGGTAAAGAGATCCACCCAGAAGCCAGACAGGCGTTTTCGCTACCCCATTTCCAGCTCGGTCCGAGCCGGCTACATTCCGCCCCAGCCGGCCACCGCTGATagctacaactacaacaatcCCAACTACAATCCCTATCTGGCCCAGTCCGTTCTGCCGCCATCGGCATTCACCAACGGCTGGGCCCACTATGTGATTCCGATGGCATCCAAGCCAACACCCGGTCAGAACACGGCTCCAAAGCATCCGTTCGCCGGACACGGTCCGGAAATGTGGTCCACCTATCCGAAGCCCGGTACCTACCCGGCCCAGGAGTGGACTCCCAGCAAAGTGGGCGAATGGGCACCGAAGCCCGGGCACAAACATGCCCAGACATCGACCAACGATCGTCCCAAGTTGAATTTGAATGGCCTCCAGGCAGCTACTTCCAATGACAAGCTGGACTTGGGCGCCGGTGGCGATGGAGATCGCAAGTCTGGAATTGGTTTGGGATTGGGTTCGAGCGGCGGTGCCGACGTGGGAGCTGGCTTGGaattgggtttgggtttgacAGCCGGTGCCGCCGTGGGAGTTGGCGCTATCAAGAAGTGGCCCAACCAGGACTATAAGGTCTTCAAGCCAGCTAAATCTCCCACCAACGGAGTGATTCCGAAGATCGGCAAGGGGGCTACCCCACCACCATACGgttaatttttttcattgaaaatgaatttaatttcaaaaagagaaaagaatCTAAAGTATCTTTTTATTCTTGCAGGTATCTAAGTGGAGGACGAAGTTATTCCCAATTTACTGCCGCAGTTTAATGCCCTTTGCTAATTTGCAGGCGATTCCGTTCgagatatttaataaataataaatcaggGTCCTTTTGAGACTTAAAATCGTAAACTCTTGTTCTTTATTTATACtatttctgtgtttttttgtttccatttaaaGTATTGCATGTATTGCATGAGTGAATTGATTTTGCGTAAATGTTTTATATCTGAAACGCTATAAAACGCACCAATGAATTATGACTGGAATTTTTGCGACTTCTTCGACTGGCTAgttattaattaaagttaGGCAAATTGCTCGGCTTTGTGCGCATCAATTTCACTTAAATGCTGAATGCTCAGTAGTTCCTCAGTTGTTTCAACACAAAGGCAATGGGAATCGTATTCAGTCGCAGGATAAGTAAGTCGCCTCAAAGTAAAATTATACTTTAATATCCTTTTCTTTCAGATTTCTAAATTTCTACGACTTGGTGTTTCTTCTTTTAAACGCATATACcagaaatacgaaatacgaaCCGATCTAAAACAAAgatgtgtgttgtgtgtgcgtttttgaaatgaaacaaaatcaTAAGTTTTCTGGTAAACACTCTGAATCTTTGtggttgttttttattattatagttaTTTTGTAGttgtatacatataaattaaattataattaagtgTTTCCCTCCTTTTCTCTGTACTCTTTACAAACTGCAGTATTGTGATTTCATCGGTTTACTTAGAAATGAGCATGCACtctaattgtttgtttttcgtttacTCTTACATCGATTTAGTTAGTACCTCTgatttgtattgtattgtttgATGctgttttcatgttttttttcttttgtattattattatttctatgatgttgttgctggccaCGGAGCACTTTCAGCACTGATCGTTGAGCTAAGATTTGACCACTAACACTTTcgttttacaaaaaatgcactAAAATTGCTTTAGACCCTGTTCACAGTGCTAGAAATGCGTGGTGTTGTAGAAATAGTTGTGGAAATTGCGATTGTAATTGATTTAGCAATTGATTCTCTAGGGCAGGCgtcgaacaacaaaaacaaatgatatGTTCCCAACGAATTAAAAAGTCCTTAAGCTTTAACAAAACAAGAATAACTTAggcaattatatatatttggacGCCTGCGACAAAACTCAAAACTGATGCTCACacgaatttaaatgttttcagtTTCCTATTCGcttttctgccttttttttattttgcagcagcagttatataaatatatatatatatatttatgtatatttagaTTTCTGGTAAGTCTAAAAGTTAACATTAAATTATATGagtttttgctttgtttatatatattttgtatatatttgttgttaCATGTTTTGCTTGTTTTACCTTGAGAAAAATGTTAGTAGCTTGTGTTTCGTCCCCCaactatttattataataGGTTCTTGTGTGTTTATATGCTTCACATCTCTACTCAATTcgtttccttctttttttgggcttttcttgattttatttaaaaaatatgtactaAATTTTAGTTCACAACTGCGTTGGAAACACCAAATCGTTTAAGTTGCTTGACTTAGTTTGGTTTACGACCTTGAACTCATTACACAGAACgaataaaagaaaagcgaaaacactgtccgtccgtccgcccGTTCATTCCTCAACATCGATTGCATCGACCACGCCCCCGCCTGCGGCGCCGGCACCGCATTTGCCCTCATCACACGCTCTCATCTCCCACACTCTTCCGACCCCAACCGGTTCGAAGCGAACCGAACCGTTTCGAACCGATACACCTATATAGACTAGCTAGTCTGCAAATTAGATTTAAGTAGCAAAAGGTTTACAGGCTCTAAAATGCGGCGGACTTTCTTCTGGGGCTCTATAAACGTCGACGTcgatgtgtgtttgtgttttcctcgcttttccttcTTGCGGCTTGGTGCTCAAttgattttcctttcattttcaatgttttttttaagagGTTTGTGTTCTTGtgtgctttgctttgcttatATCGTGATCttatttttgcttgtttttaaCCGCGCCTTACATTTTTCTCGTGTTTacattcctttttttttagtttttaaattatttttctttcaagTCTttcttttgctcttttttattgcattttacaaaggtttttcattttttttttgtttttttttcttttccttctgTTTATATCTTTTTAGCTAAGTGTGtaagttttttcttttaatttctttttgtttttagcttaAGTAATGGTGTTATTCaatgaaaaaacaaacaaaaatgtgttgCATTGCTCCTTTCCTTCGTTTCAAACCAATTTCTCGCATCTTGCGTACTTAAGATAGATTTTAGCTGAAGGTtattgccaaacaaaagctgAAACTAAAGTTTACATTTATGCTAAAATGGGTGAGTGAGtgtattttgtgtttgcttttgtgtGCGATCGTGTGTTTGCGATGAGTGTTTTGTGGGTGTGCTTGGTTGAgacttaaatttaatacaCGTGTTTCAAGGTGAAGTTGATTCcgtgagtgggtggtgggtggtagAGAGTAGCAGTTGCCGAGCTGAAGCTTAcattcttttggtttttggattCACAACGAAGATTTGCACAGAATTTCGGTATATTTTGGCACGAACTGGCTGGAAAAAGCGAGCCTAACGCAATTAAACTAAGAAGGGACTCAGGATCGATGACGCAACTCTACATCCcatctttctttttctttttttttgtagttcgACGCCCCGTGTTGCGCTGAGGAACATTTAAAGGACAGTTGACGGTTTCTGTTGCTCCAACTACTTTATCttagtgagtgtgtgtaatttgcgtgtctttgtgtgtgtttaattGCATGAGATGTTCTTGAATGTAATTGATTGTTTGCATTGTGGAAGAAGTCGATGTTTTTAACGTtgggttgttgctgctgttcttGATGTTATAGtcgctactgctgctgttgctcatTTGTTGATGCTTTTGCTGATGTCGTGCTGCTGGACAATTCCCTTAGCGACGTCCGTAGTTGCCACCACCACTCTGTCCATTTCCGGCACCGCGCAGCGGTCCGTTAGACTGGTTGTTGCCGCCACCGGTGCGGTTATCCTGGCGCTGTCCGaatccaccgccgccgcctcccaGGCGTGGAGCACCAtttccaccgccgccgccctgACGCAGATTGTTGCCACCGGCGTTGTTGCGCATCatgccgccaccgctgccattgttgttgcccatCGGACGCGACTGCGGACCATTGTTGCCGCCCAAACGGCCCATGTTGTTGTTCAGGTTGTTGCCACCGATCTGCTGGCGCGGCACCATGTCGTTGCGCACACGCGGCTTCTTCTCCTCCACATTCAACTTCTGGCCATCGGGTGAGTTCTCGGGGAAGTACAGGGGCTATGAAATGGAAAGAATATGCTTAGATAACCTTTCTGATCACAGTAAAAGTAAGGATGTAAATCCTCGGCTGTagcaatttcaataattaaatCTACTTGGTGCTAAACTTACGCAGTTGGCCAGGCA
Protein-coding sequences here:
- the LOC6728197 gene encoding ribonucleoprotein RB97D isoform X2, which encodes MDSGNCASSVCLGDSEADRKTAIKDEGHEHLRKIFIGGLSTQTSVDKLREFFSQFGVVSDAVVMRDPMSNHSRGFGFVTFVDPKSVEIVQRARPHTIDNKIVETKHALPRQEFKRGSVVGGFRFETGFVNSKRIFLGGLKEYHDEKVVREYFSQFGPVASVKLLIDRETGRQRAFGFLEFVDPLSADKALAPRKHWILQTLVEVKRSTQKPDRRFRYPISSSVRAGYIPPQPATADSYNYNNPNYNPYLAQSVLPPSAFTNGWAHYVIPMASKPTPGQNTAPKHPFAGHGPEMWSTYPKPGTYPAQEWTPSKVGEWAPKPGHKHAQTSTNDRPKLNLNGLQAATSNDKLDLGAGGDGDRKSGIGLGLGSSGGADVGAGLELGLGLTAGAAVGVGAIKKWPNQDYKVFKPAKSPTNGVIPKIGKGATPPPYG
- the LOC6728197 gene encoding ribonucleoprotein RB97D isoform X1 gives rise to the protein MDSGNCASSVCLGDSEADRKTAIKDEGHEHLRKIFIGGLSTQTSVDKLREFFSQFGVVSDAVVMRDPMSNHSRGFGFVTFVDPKSVEIVQRARPHTIDNKIVETKHALPRQEFKRGSVVGGFRFETGFVNSKRIFLGGLKEYHDEKVVREYFSQFGPVASVKLLIDRETGRQRAFGFLEFVDPLSADKALAPRKHWILQTLVEVKRSTQKPDRRFRYPISSSVRAGYIPPQPATADSYNYNNPNYNPYLAQSVLPPSAFTNGWAHYVIPMASKPTPGQNTAPKHPFAGHGPEMWSTYPKPGTYPAQEWTPSKVGEWAPKPGHKHAQTSTNDRPKLNLNGLQAATSNDKLDLGAGGDGDRKSGIGLGLGSSGGADVGAGLELGLGLTAGAAVGVGAIKKWPNQDYKVFKPAKSPTNGVIPKIGKGATPPPYGI